From a region of the Corallococcus coralloides DSM 2259 genome:
- a CDS encoding NAD-dependent epimerase/dehydratase family protein, which yields MRVLVTGAAGFIGAHVCERLLSRGDTVVGLDALDAAPGDVALRRSRLQRLSGARGFTFLAGDITDAARLGEAFSAARPEGVVHLAARVGVRAPDAEAPAYADTNVTGFVRVLEACREARVQHLVYASSSSVYGAATPAPFREDAPVDQPLNLYGATKRANELMAHAYSHLHRLPTSGLRFFTVYGPWGRPDMAPLLFLRALAKGEPLRLHGDGRMRRDFTFVDDVAEAVLRVLDRPPSGSPPHRLLNVGHGEPVALGDFVGLLERHWGTKARVTSVPSAPAEMVSTWADTSRLEAVTGFRPRVSVDAGVARLVAWYREWSATSR from the coding sequence ATGCGGGTCCTGGTGACGGGCGCGGCGGGCTTCATCGGTGCCCACGTCTGCGAGCGGCTGCTCTCCCGGGGTGACACGGTGGTGGGCCTGGACGCGCTGGACGCGGCCCCTGGGGACGTGGCGCTGCGGCGCTCGCGCCTCCAGCGGCTGTCCGGGGCGCGCGGCTTCACCTTCCTCGCAGGAGACATCACGGACGCGGCCCGGCTGGGCGAGGCGTTCTCGGCCGCGCGTCCGGAGGGCGTGGTGCACCTGGCCGCGCGGGTGGGCGTGCGGGCCCCGGACGCGGAGGCTCCGGCGTACGCGGACACCAACGTGACGGGCTTCGTGCGCGTGCTGGAGGCCTGTCGCGAGGCGCGCGTCCAGCACCTCGTGTATGCGTCCTCCAGCTCCGTGTACGGCGCGGCCACGCCCGCTCCGTTCCGCGAGGACGCGCCCGTGGATCAGCCGCTCAACCTCTACGGCGCCACCAAGCGCGCCAACGAGCTGATGGCGCACGCGTACAGCCACCTGCACCGGCTGCCCACGAGCGGCCTGCGCTTCTTCACGGTGTACGGGCCGTGGGGACGCCCGGACATGGCGCCGCTGCTGTTCCTGCGCGCGCTGGCGAAGGGTGAGCCCCTGCGGCTGCACGGCGATGGGCGCATGCGGCGCGACTTCACCTTCGTGGACGACGTGGCGGAGGCCGTGCTGCGCGTGCTGGACCGGCCGCCGTCGGGGAGCCCGCCGCACCGGCTGCTCAACGTGGGCCATGGCGAGCCGGTGGCGCTGGGGGACTTCGTGGGCCTCCTGGAGCGGCACTGGGGCACGAAGGCCCGCGTGACGTCCGTGCCCTCGGCGCCCGCGGAGATGGTCTCCACGTGGGCGGACACCTCGCGGCTGGAGGCGGTGACGGGCTTCCGGCCGCGCGTGTCCGTGGACGCGGGCGTGGCCCGGCTGGTGGCGTGGTACCGGGAGTGGAGCGCGACCTCCCGCTGA
- a CDS encoding CARDB domain-containing protein, with the protein MQRLSPSWRHACLLVAGTLVMTGCGSEGASSETKAARGQTHSLDHGSDLVITELRAPDSVRDGSAFTATVKVCNQGSAAAYPQGSGDTFLQLYLSTTPTQQVPDPNGPPPTQQITVGEVGVGPLEAHQCVTRTVNAYALPPMDGVIPGAFYLGASIDTWQQVQELDETNNGFVRGLMGMGYEQDLVVSEVSTPASVQPGTPFLADVRVCNVGTDAASSSEVKVYISTVDTLSLPTPGTPTDTQEQVGSLIAPPLKAGQCHTVRTQAFAHVPPAATQPEQPLYVGAIIDPEQQRTELREDNNTRVAGRIALGFQADLVVTDVTGPANIDPGQPFSGSVKVCNVGTDQASDVRVDVLLSTEASLAAVQDPGSQTEAFVGQAQAPGLDAGRCITLPVFGSSHLPFAYQPGSPLYLGARVDGMQSVQELRDDNNTFTKGTVGVGYGPDLVVRSLKGPANLPEYSSFPVEAQVCNVGTGDMTGYAYLELYLSTEDAVVLSPQSGPFPTPNQAQVGATDVSFLSAGQCRTVTVYAHRNLPWEAQPGQPLYLGAAVDAFHGIQELNEDNNTFTQGLVGTGPEADLVVTDVKAPANLDEGQPFTATYTVCNQGNASASSFGVSLFLSTETTPPVSQPYPAPPVFAEPTRAYAFLGRAQPYGTLEPGQCTTQRSTFHAERPVDAMPWPFERPLNLSAVVDLPGVEPRVDNNGFAAGIMGLGYGPDLVITELQGPASVRPGHTFTSTVKVCNVGTAPLNSSSHVAVYVSAEDTLPAPNPLPFPSMPTGASQRFVGDAPLSSLGAGACTTRQISGPADSPPNAIPFRPLYLGAVVNPGAMTQEMRWDNNTRVAGPLSVGDGPDLVVTALEAPATVAPWEPFAATVRVCNVGTDPSSSTEVALVVSTEQTWTLPRPGQPSPFPNPNQTVAGFLNVAPLQAGQCVSSMGMVSADQPYGTSPEQPVYLSAAVDPFQNRAELREDNNVFSRGRIGVGSGPDLVITAVTPPASIQEGLSFTTTVTVCNQGSQASYGQQVTLHLLTHPELSLPAQYEPPPPPGDLLGEVYLNQLGARTCITTPVPGNFYGSTGPEPRTYYVGAMVDRHWNVQEVRKDNNTFVGPRVGVGSAPDLVITAMGGPANIEHYGQAQVSITVCNQGTQPSYGQMVEFFLSTESTPPELNFPGGFFEPGSGVSPAGTADIPPLPENACITREGSFHANPPSTDPEAPLFVGAIVRTWSPHDELRTDNNAFVRGRIGVGNAPDLVVTEVTAPFAVRWGEMFTTTVTVCNQGTAPSGWNSQVELLLSTQPTLAFSNEMPDSSIQVPLGQLEVGELAAGQCATRQHITSAYTLPGYQSSGLFYLGALVDPWRSVTELREDNNAFVENFLAVLP; encoded by the coding sequence ATGCAACGGCTCTCGCCGTCATGGAGACACGCGTGTCTGCTCGTCGCTGGCACGCTCGTCATGACCGGCTGCGGAAGTGAAGGCGCTTCGTCCGAAACGAAGGCCGCCCGCGGTCAAACCCATTCACTGGACCATGGCTCGGACCTGGTCATCACCGAGCTTCGCGCCCCCGACAGCGTTCGCGACGGGTCTGCCTTCACCGCCACCGTGAAGGTCTGCAACCAGGGCTCCGCGGCCGCGTATCCCCAGGGCAGCGGCGACACGTTCCTGCAGCTGTACCTGTCCACGACCCCCACCCAGCAGGTGCCCGACCCCAATGGTCCACCCCCGACCCAGCAGATCACCGTGGGCGAGGTGGGCGTGGGTCCGCTGGAGGCCCACCAGTGCGTCACGCGCACCGTGAACGCCTACGCGCTGCCTCCCATGGACGGAGTGATTCCCGGCGCCTTCTACCTGGGCGCCAGCATCGACACCTGGCAGCAGGTGCAGGAGCTGGATGAGACGAACAACGGCTTCGTCCGCGGCCTGATGGGCATGGGCTACGAGCAGGACCTCGTGGTCTCCGAAGTGAGCACGCCCGCGAGCGTCCAGCCGGGAACGCCCTTCCTGGCCGACGTGCGCGTCTGCAACGTGGGCACGGATGCCGCCTCCTCCTCCGAGGTGAAGGTCTACATCTCCACGGTGGACACCCTGAGCCTCCCCACTCCGGGCACGCCGACGGATACCCAGGAGCAGGTGGGCTCCCTCATCGCGCCGCCGCTGAAGGCGGGCCAATGCCACACGGTCCGGACGCAGGCGTTCGCCCATGTCCCCCCGGCGGCCACCCAGCCCGAGCAGCCGCTGTACGTGGGCGCCATCATCGACCCGGAGCAGCAGCGCACCGAGCTGCGCGAGGACAACAACACGCGCGTCGCGGGTCGGATTGCCCTGGGGTTCCAGGCCGACCTGGTGGTCACCGACGTGACGGGGCCCGCCAACATCGATCCGGGGCAGCCGTTCTCTGGCTCCGTGAAGGTGTGCAACGTGGGCACGGACCAGGCCTCGGATGTGCGCGTGGACGTGCTGCTGTCCACGGAGGCCTCGCTGGCCGCCGTGCAGGATCCCGGCTCCCAGACGGAGGCCTTCGTCGGCCAGGCGCAGGCGCCGGGGCTGGATGCCGGCCGGTGCATCACGCTGCCGGTGTTCGGGAGCTCGCACCTGCCCTTCGCCTACCAGCCCGGGTCGCCGCTGTACCTGGGCGCGCGCGTGGACGGGATGCAGTCCGTCCAGGAGCTGCGGGATGACAACAACACCTTCACGAAGGGCACCGTGGGCGTGGGCTATGGCCCCGACCTGGTGGTCCGGTCGCTGAAGGGGCCCGCCAACCTCCCGGAGTACTCTTCGTTCCCCGTCGAGGCGCAGGTCTGCAACGTGGGCACGGGCGACATGACGGGCTACGCCTACCTGGAGCTGTACCTCTCCACGGAGGACGCGGTGGTGCTCTCGCCGCAGTCCGGGCCCTTCCCCACGCCGAATCAGGCCCAGGTGGGCGCGACGGACGTGTCCTTCCTCTCCGCCGGTCAATGCCGGACGGTGACGGTGTATGCGCACCGAAACCTGCCCTGGGAGGCGCAGCCGGGTCAGCCCCTGTACCTGGGCGCGGCCGTCGACGCGTTCCACGGCATCCAGGAGCTGAACGAGGACAACAACACGTTCACCCAGGGGCTGGTGGGCACGGGGCCGGAAGCGGACCTCGTCGTCACCGACGTGAAGGCCCCCGCGAACCTCGATGAAGGCCAGCCCTTCACCGCGACCTACACGGTCTGCAACCAGGGCAACGCCTCCGCGTCCTCCTTCGGGGTGTCGCTGTTCCTCTCCACGGAGACGACGCCTCCCGTGTCGCAGCCGTATCCGGCTCCGCCCGTGTTCGCGGAGCCCACGCGGGCCTACGCCTTCCTGGGCCGCGCCCAGCCCTACGGAACGCTGGAGCCCGGGCAGTGCACGACCCAACGCTCCACGTTCCACGCCGAGCGTCCGGTGGACGCGATGCCCTGGCCGTTCGAGCGGCCCCTGAACCTGAGCGCGGTCGTGGACCTGCCGGGGGTCGAGCCGCGCGTGGACAACAACGGCTTCGCCGCGGGCATCATGGGCCTGGGCTACGGGCCGGACCTCGTCATCACCGAGCTCCAGGGGCCCGCCAGCGTGCGGCCCGGGCACACCTTCACCAGCACCGTGAAGGTCTGCAACGTGGGCACGGCGCCGCTGAACAGCTCCTCGCACGTGGCGGTCTACGTGAGCGCGGAGGACACCCTGCCGGCGCCGAATCCCCTGCCCTTCCCATCCATGCCGACGGGGGCCAGCCAGAGGTTCGTGGGTGACGCGCCCCTGTCGTCGCTGGGCGCGGGCGCCTGCACCACGCGGCAGATCTCCGGACCCGCGGACTCGCCGCCCAACGCGATTCCGTTCCGTCCGCTGTACCTGGGGGCCGTCGTCAATCCGGGCGCGATGACGCAGGAGATGCGCTGGGACAACAACACCCGCGTTGCGGGTCCCCTGAGCGTGGGCGACGGGCCAGACCTGGTGGTCACCGCGCTGGAGGCCCCCGCCACCGTCGCGCCGTGGGAGCCGTTCGCCGCCACCGTGCGCGTCTGCAACGTGGGAACCGATCCCTCCAGCTCCACCGAGGTGGCGCTCGTCGTGTCCACGGAGCAGACCTGGACCCTGCCTCGGCCGGGCCAGCCGTCGCCGTTCCCCAACCCGAACCAGACCGTCGCGGGGTTCCTGAACGTCGCGCCGCTCCAGGCCGGGCAGTGCGTGAGCTCCATGGGGATGGTGTCCGCCGACCAGCCCTATGGGACCTCGCCGGAGCAGCCCGTGTACCTGAGCGCCGCCGTGGATCCGTTCCAGAACCGGGCGGAGCTGCGCGAGGACAACAACGTCTTCTCGCGAGGGCGCATTGGCGTGGGGTCGGGGCCCGACCTGGTCATCACCGCGGTGACGCCGCCCGCCAGCATCCAGGAGGGCCTTTCCTTCACCACCACGGTCACCGTCTGCAACCAGGGCTCCCAGGCCTCGTACGGCCAGCAGGTGACGCTGCACCTGCTGACCCATCCCGAGCTGTCCCTGCCGGCGCAGTACGAGCCTCCGCCGCCTCCCGGGGACCTCCTGGGCGAGGTCTACCTCAACCAGTTGGGAGCGCGCACCTGCATCACCACGCCGGTGCCCGGAAACTTCTACGGGAGCACGGGGCCGGAGCCGCGGACCTACTACGTGGGGGCCATGGTGGACCGGCACTGGAACGTCCAGGAAGTGCGCAAGGACAACAACACCTTCGTCGGGCCGCGCGTCGGCGTGGGGTCCGCTCCGGACCTCGTCATCACCGCGATGGGTGGGCCGGCGAACATCGAGCACTATGGACAGGCGCAGGTCTCCATCACCGTCTGCAACCAGGGCACGCAGCCCTCCTACGGCCAGATGGTGGAGTTCTTCCTCTCCACGGAGTCCACCCCGCCGGAGCTGAACTTCCCCGGAGGTTTCTTTGAGCCGGGCTCCGGCGTGTCCCCTGCGGGAACGGCGGACATTCCGCCCCTGCCGGAGAACGCGTGCATCACGCGGGAAGGCTCCTTCCACGCCAATCCGCCCTCCACGGATCCGGAAGCGCCCCTCTTCGTGGGAGCCATCGTGCGCACCTGGTCGCCCCACGATGAGCTGCGCACGGACAACAACGCCTTCGTGCGGGGCCGCATCGGCGTGGGGAACGCGCCGGACCTGGTCGTCACGGAAGTCACCGCGCCGTTCGCCGTGCGTTGGGGCGAGATGTTCACCACCACCGTGACGGTCTGCAACCAGGGCACCGCTCCCTCGGGGTGGAACAGCCAGGTGGAGCTCCTCCTCTCCACCCAGCCCACCCTGGCGTTTTCGAACGAGATGCCGGACTCCTCCATCCAGGTGCCCCTGGGCCAGCTGGAAGTGGGTGAGCTGGCCGCGGGGCAGTGCGCGACGCGCCAGCACATCACCTCCGCGTACACGCTGCCCGGCTACCAGAGCTCCGGGCTGTTCTACCTGGGCGCGCTGGTGGACCCGTGGCGGTCGGTGACGGAGCTGCGCGAGGACAACAACGCCTTCGTCGAGAACTTCCTCGCGGTGCTGCCGTAG
- a CDS encoding CARDB domain-containing protein, with protein sequence MSRLMPTWRHACLLVAGTLVVTGCGSEGASSGAAVIHSQGSALQQGADLLITELRAPDAARPGESFTVTAKVCNTGTQPAYPQQGPNLLQVYLSTTPTQQAPSPGAPPSPEQMTVAELDVGMVPPQQCVTHTVNAHAIPPMAGALPGAFYLGARIDTWQSVTEVDETNNGFVRGLMGVGQAPDLVVTEVKTPPDVRPGASFLADVRVCNTGTVPSSPTEAAVVISTQATLDAPASGPIPPTQARVGQALVPTLDAGRCVLVRTQASAQLPPDALSPTQPLYVGAIVDPSVSTPELREDNNTRVAGRMGVGHGPDLVVTDVTGPATFQEGPMGPLSVTVCNVGFDRAPEVRADVLLSTLPSLPPTGHTPDPATALTAAYFDAGGLDAGRCVTLSAQGYGIAPTSWQPNTPLYLGARVEEPRFVPELRVDNNNTFVKGLVGFGNGPDLVVRSLKAAANVAPGTHFPVEATVCNVGTADLGSPARLRLALSTQDAVVFPAPPEPFDSRTQVPVGSADVQALPAGQCKTLTVDAMAHQPQDARPRQPLSLGAVIDFNRTQTELREDNNVLTQGRVGLGFDADLVITDVKAPANLRDGQPFTASYTVCNVGLSPSSSTGVALYLSADAALPAVDPADLMRPVPGYMFQGRSAINTALTPGQCTTQSGTFHALRPMELGALPLSSTLNLSAVVEGPSDQRTDNNGFAVGPVGVGNGPDLVVTELQGPASARPHAPFTSSVRVCNVGTQPSPGTSQVAVYLGTGTTLPAPMAQPSLDATVALVGTVGVPSLGEGACVTQSLTGPATLPAQATPLRPLYLGAVVDPGATLTELREDNNTFVAGLMGVGEAPDLVVTGLTFPDTVAPMEPFTATARLCNEGTEGSSIVPLMFVVSTEANVTMPAPGTPFPSLSQSMAGMTNAPSIPAGQCQDVPVTLHADRPWNAPVDAPLYLSAVVDPFQGQLELRRDNNVSPGRRMGVGTGPDLIITSLTGPINTLPGPVDLGVTVCNLGAQAVSGPRVTLHLLTKPSLPQPSPNAPVPPEEFMGEATLPPVAARACVTSTVSAFAPGFGFPGTQTFFLGASVDRMQQVPEVREDNNTFVGPRIGVGFAPDVVITAMGGPDQVQPWALMQVPVTVCNQGTTPAPPHAVDLLLSTVATLPASAVQGEPVESPTLARLGSVQVPHLDAGECVSVEGFVNAVPPQAAQPGAALYLGASAKLYDPELRKDNNGFVRGPLVVSNTP encoded by the coding sequence ATGTCACGGCTCATGCCGACATGGAGGCACGCGTGTCTGCTCGTCGCAGGCACGCTCGTCGTTACCGGCTGCGGAAGTGAAGGCGCGTCGTCCGGCGCCGCTGTCATCCACAGTCAGGGTTCCGCCCTTCAGCAGGGCGCGGATCTGCTCATCACCGAGCTGCGCGCGCCCGACGCCGCCCGCCCGGGAGAGTCCTTCACCGTCACCGCGAAGGTCTGCAACACGGGCACCCAGCCTGCGTATCCCCAGCAGGGACCCAACCTGCTGCAGGTGTACCTGTCCACCACGCCCACGCAACAGGCGCCATCGCCTGGCGCACCACCCTCGCCTGAGCAGATGACGGTGGCCGAGCTGGACGTGGGGATGGTGCCCCCCCAGCAGTGCGTCACGCACACCGTGAACGCCCATGCGATCCCCCCCATGGCAGGAGCGCTCCCCGGCGCCTTCTACCTGGGCGCCCGCATCGACACGTGGCAGTCCGTGACGGAGGTGGATGAGACGAACAACGGCTTCGTCCGCGGCCTGATGGGCGTGGGACAAGCGCCGGACCTCGTGGTCACCGAGGTGAAGACGCCGCCCGACGTGCGGCCCGGCGCGTCCTTCCTCGCGGACGTGCGCGTCTGCAACACGGGGACGGTCCCCTCGTCTCCGACGGAGGCGGCGGTCGTCATCTCCACGCAGGCCACCCTGGACGCGCCAGCCTCCGGCCCCATCCCGCCCACCCAGGCGCGCGTGGGCCAGGCGCTGGTGCCGACGCTCGACGCGGGCCGCTGCGTGCTGGTCCGCACCCAGGCGTCCGCGCAGCTTCCTCCCGACGCCCTCTCGCCCACGCAGCCGCTGTACGTGGGCGCCATCGTGGACCCTTCCGTGTCCACCCCGGAGCTGCGCGAGGACAACAACACGCGCGTCGCGGGACGGATGGGCGTGGGTCACGGACCCGACCTGGTGGTCACCGACGTGACGGGCCCCGCCACCTTCCAGGAGGGCCCCATGGGTCCTTTGTCCGTGACGGTGTGCAACGTGGGCTTCGACCGGGCGCCGGAGGTGCGCGCGGACGTGCTCCTGTCCACGCTGCCCTCGCTGCCGCCGACGGGGCACACCCCCGACCCGGCGACCGCCCTCACCGCCGCGTACTTCGATGCAGGGGGGCTCGACGCCGGACGGTGCGTCACGCTGTCCGCGCAGGGCTACGGGATCGCGCCCACCTCCTGGCAGCCGAACACGCCGCTGTACCTGGGCGCGCGCGTGGAGGAGCCGCGCTTCGTCCCCGAGCTGCGGGTGGACAACAACAACACCTTCGTGAAGGGACTGGTGGGGTTCGGCAACGGCCCGGACCTGGTGGTCCGGTCGCTGAAGGCGGCGGCCAACGTCGCGCCGGGGACGCACTTCCCCGTCGAGGCGACGGTCTGCAACGTGGGCACCGCGGACCTGGGCAGCCCCGCCCGGCTGCGGCTGGCCCTCTCCACGCAAGACGCGGTGGTCTTCCCGGCGCCCCCCGAGCCGTTCGACTCGCGGACCCAGGTCCCCGTGGGGAGCGCGGACGTGCAGGCCCTGCCCGCGGGCCAGTGCAAGACGCTGACGGTGGACGCCATGGCCCACCAGCCCCAGGACGCCCGGCCGCGCCAGCCCCTGTCCCTGGGCGCGGTCATCGACTTCAACCGGACCCAGACGGAGCTGCGGGAGGACAACAACGTCCTCACCCAGGGCCGGGTGGGTTTGGGCTTCGACGCGGACCTCGTCATCACGGACGTGAAGGCGCCCGCGAACCTGCGCGACGGCCAGCCCTTCACGGCGAGCTACACGGTCTGCAACGTGGGCCTCAGCCCCTCGTCCTCCACCGGGGTGGCGCTGTACCTCTCCGCGGACGCGGCGCTGCCCGCGGTGGACCCCGCGGATCTCATGCGTCCCGTCCCCGGGTACATGTTCCAGGGCCGGTCCGCCATCAACACGGCGCTGACGCCGGGCCAGTGCACCACGCAGAGCGGGACGTTCCATGCCCTGCGCCCCATGGAGCTGGGGGCCCTGCCCCTGTCCTCCACGCTGAACCTGAGCGCGGTGGTGGAGGGCCCGTCGGATCAGCGCACGGACAACAACGGCTTCGCCGTGGGTCCCGTGGGCGTGGGCAACGGGCCGGACCTCGTCGTCACCGAGCTCCAGGGTCCCGCCAGCGCGCGGCCCCACGCGCCGTTCACCAGCAGCGTGCGCGTCTGCAACGTGGGCACGCAGCCGTCGCCCGGAACGTCGCAGGTGGCCGTCTACCTGGGCACGGGCACCACCCTGCCGGCGCCCATGGCGCAGCCGTCGCTCGACGCCACCGTGGCGCTCGTGGGTACGGTGGGCGTGCCGTCGCTGGGTGAAGGGGCCTGCGTCACGCAGAGCCTCACCGGACCGGCGACACTGCCGGCGCAGGCCACGCCGCTGCGGCCGCTGTACCTGGGCGCCGTCGTCGACCCGGGGGCGACCCTGACGGAGCTGCGCGAGGACAACAACACGTTCGTCGCGGGCCTGATGGGCGTGGGCGAGGCGCCGGATCTGGTGGTCACCGGGCTGACGTTCCCGGACACCGTCGCGCCGATGGAGCCGTTCACCGCCACCGCGCGCCTCTGCAACGAGGGCACGGAGGGCTCGAGCATCGTCCCGCTGATGTTCGTGGTGTCCACGGAGGCGAACGTGACGATGCCCGCGCCGGGCACACCGTTCCCCTCGCTGAGCCAGTCCATGGCGGGCATGACGAACGCTCCGTCGATCCCCGCCGGCCAGTGCCAGGACGTGCCGGTGACGCTGCACGCGGACCGGCCGTGGAATGCGCCCGTGGACGCGCCGCTGTACCTGAGCGCCGTCGTGGATCCGTTCCAGGGCCAGCTGGAGCTGCGCCGGGACAACAACGTGTCCCCGGGGCGGCGGATGGGCGTGGGCACCGGGCCGGACCTGATCATCACGTCGCTGACGGGCCCCATCAACACGCTGCCCGGTCCGGTCGACCTGGGCGTCACCGTCTGCAACCTGGGCGCCCAGGCCGTGTCCGGCCCCCGCGTGACCCTGCACCTGCTGACGAAGCCCTCGCTGCCGCAGCCGTCCCCGAACGCGCCCGTCCCGCCCGAGGAGTTCATGGGGGAGGCCACCCTTCCGCCCGTGGCGGCGCGCGCCTGCGTCACGTCGACGGTGAGCGCGTTCGCCCCTGGATTCGGGTTCCCGGGCACGCAGACGTTCTTCCTGGGCGCCAGCGTGGATCGCATGCAGCAGGTGCCGGAGGTGCGTGAGGACAACAACACGTTCGTCGGTCCGCGCATCGGCGTGGGGTTCGCCCCGGACGTCGTCATCACCGCCATGGGTGGGCCGGACCAGGTCCAGCCGTGGGCGCTGATGCAGGTGCCCGTCACCGTCTGCAACCAGGGCACGACGCCCGCGCCTCCCCACGCGGTGGACCTGCTGCTCTCCACGGTGGCCACGCTGCCGGCGTCCGCCGTCCAGGGGGAGCCCGTCGAGTCTCCCACCCTGGCGCGACTGGGCTCGGTGCAGGTGCCTCATCTGGACGCCGGTGAGTGCGTCTCGGTGGAGGGCTTCGTCAACGCCGTCCCGCCGCAGGCGGCCCAGCCGGGCGCGGCCCTCTACCTGGGGGCCTCCGCGAAGCTGTACGACCCCGAGCTGCGCAAGGACAACAACGGCTTCGTGCGCGGCCCCCTCGTGGTGAGCAACACGCCGTAA
- a CDS encoding ATP-binding cassette domain-containing protein: MPSSSSVRAHRVCFSFTDAIPVLTDVEFHLASGWTGLVGPNGAGKSTLLRLLSGELKPTSGQLQFEPDSPLVCLCPQGVEELTPDITAFADAWDALARRLQGQLGLDVTALERWPTLSPGERKRWQVGAALAREPDVLLLDEPTNHLDAEARAWLVAALRRFRGVGVVVSHDRELLETLTQATLRVHGGEAHLYPGAYSAAKGHWEAEREAEIASHQQSKAERDRAAQLLDNARREHQGATLSRSTSRRMRNKYDSDARGLGPSTLASWAESRLGHQVTVKRRELERAEAAVGTFTVDKTVGRSVFVDYVRSPNPWLFTFDTPGLKAGDVEVLGPTRLDVDREARIRIEGPNGAGKTTLLKALLEQSRVPREKLLYLPQDLGAEETRALLDAVRALPPEERGRVMSLVAALGVDPHRLLASEQPSPGEARKLAIARGLGQHAWALVLDEPTNHLDLPSIERLEAALHDYPGALLLVTHDAPFARSCTRTRWLVANGRVEVE; the protein is encoded by the coding sequence ATGCCCTCGTCCTCCTCCGTGCGCGCGCACCGCGTCTGCTTTTCGTTCACCGATGCCATCCCCGTCCTCACCGACGTGGAGTTCCACCTCGCCTCCGGCTGGACGGGCCTCGTCGGCCCCAACGGCGCCGGCAAGTCCACCCTGCTGCGCCTGTTGTCCGGGGAGCTGAAGCCCACGTCCGGGCAGCTCCAGTTCGAGCCGGACTCGCCACTCGTGTGTCTGTGTCCGCAGGGCGTGGAGGAGCTCACGCCCGACATCACCGCCTTCGCGGACGCCTGGGACGCGCTGGCGCGCAGGCTCCAGGGGCAGCTGGGCCTGGACGTCACCGCGCTGGAGCGCTGGCCCACGCTGTCTCCGGGAGAGCGCAAGCGCTGGCAGGTGGGCGCGGCGCTCGCCCGCGAGCCGGACGTGCTGCTGCTGGATGAACCCACCAACCACCTGGACGCGGAGGCGAGAGCGTGGCTGGTGGCCGCGCTGCGCCGCTTCCGGGGCGTGGGCGTCGTCGTGTCCCATGACCGCGAGCTGCTGGAGACGCTCACCCAGGCCACGCTGCGCGTGCACGGCGGCGAGGCGCACCTGTACCCGGGCGCCTACTCCGCCGCGAAGGGCCACTGGGAGGCGGAGCGCGAGGCGGAGATCGCCTCCCACCAGCAGTCCAAGGCGGAGCGGGACCGGGCCGCGCAGCTGTTGGACAACGCCCGGCGCGAGCACCAGGGCGCCACCCTGTCGCGCAGCACGTCGCGGCGGATGCGCAACAAGTACGACAGCGACGCGCGCGGCCTGGGCCCTTCCACGCTGGCGAGCTGGGCCGAGTCCCGCCTGGGCCACCAGGTCACCGTGAAGCGCCGCGAATTGGAGCGCGCCGAGGCCGCGGTGGGCACCTTCACCGTGGACAAGACGGTGGGCCGCTCCGTGTTCGTGGACTACGTGCGCTCGCCCAACCCGTGGCTCTTCACCTTCGACACACCGGGCCTGAAGGCCGGCGACGTGGAGGTGCTGGGCCCCACGCGCCTGGACGTGGATCGCGAGGCGCGCATCCGCATCGAGGGGCCCAACGGCGCCGGCAAGACGACGCTCCTGAAGGCCCTGCTGGAGCAGTCGCGCGTGCCTCGCGAGAAGCTCCTGTACCTGCCCCAGGACCTGGGCGCGGAGGAGACGCGCGCCCTGCTCGACGCGGTGCGAGCGCTGCCCCCGGAGGAGCGCGGCCGGGTGATGTCCCTGGTGGCCGCGCTGGGGGTGGATCCGCACCGGCTGCTCGCGTCCGAACAGCCGTCGCCCGGCGAGGCGCGCAAGCTGGCCATCGCGCGAGGCCTGGGCCAGCACGCCTGGGCCCTGGTGCTGGACGAGCCCACCAACCACCTGGACCTGCCGTCCATCGAACGGCTGGAGGCGGCGCTGCACGACTACCCGGGCGCGCTGCTGCTCGTCACCCACGACGCGCCCTTCGCCCGCTCCTGCACCCGCACGCGGTGGCTCGTGGCGAACGGTCGTGTGGAGGTGGAGTGA